The Exiguobacterium acetylicum genome includes a window with the following:
- the fliI gene encoding flagellar protein export ATPase FliI, with the protein MQAAVREIRPEELVQHSGKVVQVIGLMIESRGPTAVAIGERCLIHIQQRQTIEAEVVGFREGHVLLMPYGETTSIAPGSIVLATGKPLHVPVGDELIGKVLDGLGRPLDGESLTDLRTTSIVRKPPSPLERPRISDVLSTGIRAIDGLLTVGQGQRVGLFAGSGVGKSTLLGMIAKRSTADINVIALIGERGREVKEFVEAELGEEGMKRSILVVATSDQPPLVRLKGAYTATAIAEYFRDQGKNVVLMMDSVTRFAMAQREIGLATGEPPASKGYTPSVFALLPQLLERSGKTQDGSITAFYTVLVDGDDMNEPIADAVRGILDGHFVLDRNLANKGQFPAIHVLRSISRVMNQITTSEQKAAAVAFRQLLSTYLDSEDLINIGAYKKGTNPEIDRAVDKYPELIRFLKQQIHEDSDFEAACHQLMATIQ; encoded by the coding sequence ATGCAAGCTGCAGTTCGAGAAATTCGTCCGGAAGAATTGGTTCAACATTCAGGAAAGGTCGTTCAAGTGATTGGACTGATGATTGAATCACGTGGACCGACGGCTGTAGCAATCGGAGAACGTTGTTTGATCCACATCCAACAACGTCAGACGATCGAAGCAGAAGTCGTCGGGTTCAGAGAAGGACACGTCCTTCTCATGCCGTACGGGGAAACGACATCGATTGCTCCAGGATCAATCGTTCTTGCGACAGGAAAACCACTCCACGTACCTGTAGGAGATGAACTGATCGGGAAGGTGCTCGATGGGCTTGGAAGACCACTGGACGGTGAGTCATTAACGGATTTACGAACGACATCAATTGTTCGTAAACCACCGAGTCCGCTCGAACGTCCTCGTATCAGTGATGTCCTCTCGACCGGTATTCGTGCCATCGATGGACTACTCACTGTTGGTCAAGGACAACGTGTGGGTCTGTTTGCAGGATCGGGTGTTGGGAAATCGACATTACTCGGAATGATTGCGAAACGATCGACAGCAGACATTAATGTCATTGCCTTGATTGGTGAACGAGGACGAGAAGTAAAAGAGTTCGTAGAGGCAGAGCTTGGTGAAGAAGGGATGAAGCGATCCATTTTGGTCGTAGCGACAAGTGATCAACCACCACTCGTTCGTCTAAAGGGTGCCTATACGGCAACGGCAATCGCTGAATATTTTCGAGATCAAGGGAAAAACGTTGTCTTGATGATGGATTCGGTCACTCGCTTTGCGATGGCGCAGCGAGAAATCGGTCTTGCGACAGGGGAACCACCCGCTTCAAAAGGATATACACCAAGCGTATTCGCATTACTTCCTCAACTACTCGAACGTAGCGGGAAGACACAAGATGGCTCCATTACTGCATTTTATACTGTACTCGTTGATGGAGATGACATGAATGAACCGATTGCTGACGCCGTACGAGGGATTTTAGACGGTCACTTCGTTCTTGATCGTAATCTTGCGAACAAAGGTCAGTTTCCGGCCATTCATGTCTTACGGTCGATCAGTCGTGTCATGAACCAAATTACGACGTCTGAACAAAAAGCAGCTGCCGTCGCTTTTCGTCAGCTGTTATCTACGTATCTTGATTCAGAGGATTTAATCAACATCGGCGCGTACAAAAAAGGAACGAACCCGGAGATTGATCGTGCTGTCGATAAATATCCGGAATTGATTCGTTTCTTGAAACAACAGATTCACGAAGACAGTGATTTCGAAGCGGCATGTCATCAACTCATGGCAACGATTCAGTAA
- a CDS encoding MotE family protein: MSENKTSKGWVLPLLIIPLILILLTAYFVLNYANGRPLLSLPFATDKTTTSLTNPSAELERRLKVANQEIKKLRNQSKEQSDTLKAKEQEVERLIAERDRLKQTPTPATTDQTKTTKKKAASVTDVYAEMAPKDAALILNELSPTEVVPIIEDIDAEQQAAIIAKMDAKKAAALTQLLATK; this comes from the coding sequence ATGAGTGAAAACAAAACGTCAAAAGGATGGGTTTTGCCTTTATTAATCATCCCTTTGATTTTAATCTTACTGACGGCTTATTTCGTATTAAATTATGCGAATGGACGTCCTCTATTATCCTTACCGTTCGCAACCGACAAAACGACTACGAGTCTGACGAATCCGTCAGCAGAACTCGAACGTCGTCTGAAAGTCGCGAATCAAGAAATTAAGAAATTACGCAATCAAAGTAAGGAACAATCGGACACCTTAAAAGCCAAAGAACAGGAAGTCGAACGTTTGATTGCTGAGCGGGATCGTTTAAAGCAAACTCCAACTCCGGCAACAACGGATCAAACGAAGACGACGAAGAAAAAAGCGGCGTCCGTTACTGATGTCTATGCTGAAATGGCACCAAAGGATGCGGCACTCATTTTAAACGAACTTAGTCCGACAGAAGTCGTACCGATCATCGAGGACATCGATGCGGAACAACAGGCAGCGATCATCGCTAAGATGGATGCTAAAAAAGCGGCAGCCTTAACGCAATTACTCGCAACGAAGTAA
- the fliY gene encoding flagellar motor switch phosphatase FliY: MSDMLSQDEIDALLRGTPSNDEPQDSDAEEILDDMEIDALGEVGNISLGNSATALSALLNQKVEITTPHVRMISMEELRSRYPIPHVALRVGYTEGFKGENVLILTQRDASVIANLMMGGDGVIDESLEMDPIALSAVQEAMNQMMGAAATSMSTVFSMRIDISPPAVEIFDFSQDKSIVDSFSLWENMVIIEFDLKIGTMIDSKIVQLAPLDFSKQLIQKLFSASTTQQAEPAPQATTQAQPQAQPTPTPVMEQRTVAPPPEPKATPVGVSPVQFSQLGEMEVEGTPGNIGMLYDVPLNVTVELGRTRRSVRDILELTQGSVIELDKLAGEPVDVLVNNTLIATGEVVVIEENFGVRITEIVNTKERLRMF, from the coding sequence ATGAGCGATATGCTTTCGCAAGATGAAATCGATGCGTTGTTACGCGGAACACCATCAAACGATGAACCGCAAGATTCGGACGCAGAGGAAATATTAGATGATATGGAAATCGATGCGCTAGGGGAAGTCGGAAACATCTCACTTGGTAATTCAGCAACTGCTTTATCGGCATTGTTGAATCAAAAAGTAGAGATTACGACTCCACACGTCCGAATGATTTCGATGGAAGAATTACGAAGTCGTTATCCGATTCCGCACGTCGCGTTGCGTGTCGGCTATACGGAAGGATTTAAAGGAGAAAATGTCCTGATCCTGACACAGCGAGATGCTTCTGTCATTGCGAACCTGATGATGGGAGGCGATGGTGTCATTGATGAATCGCTTGAGATGGACCCGATTGCTCTATCTGCTGTACAGGAAGCAATGAATCAGATGATGGGAGCTGCTGCGACATCGATGTCGACTGTGTTCTCCATGCGAATCGATATCTCGCCACCTGCAGTGGAAATCTTTGATTTTTCACAAGATAAGAGCATCGTCGATAGCTTTTCTCTTTGGGAAAACATGGTCATCATCGAGTTTGATCTGAAGATTGGCACGATGATTGACTCAAAAATCGTTCAATTAGCACCGTTAGACTTTTCGAAGCAATTGATTCAAAAGCTCTTTAGTGCGAGTACGACCCAACAAGCAGAACCAGCACCACAAGCTACGACACAAGCGCAACCACAAGCGCAACCAACACCAACTCCAGTGATGGAACAACGAACGGTTGCCCCACCACCTGAACCGAAAGCAACGCCAGTCGGTGTCAGTCCGGTTCAATTTAGTCAGTTAGGTGAGATGGAAGTAGAGGGCACGCCAGGAAATATCGGAATGTTATATGATGTTCCGTTGAACGTCACGGTTGAGTTAGGAAGGACACGCCGCTCCGTTCGTGACATATTGGAATTAACACAAGGTTCTGTCATCGAGCTGGATAAGCTTGCCGGGGAACCAGTTGATGTTCTTGTCAACAATACATTGATCGCAACGGGTGAAGTGGTCGTCATCGAAGAGAACTTCGGTGTACGCATTACGGAAATCGTAAATACAAAAGAACGTCTTCGGATGTTCTAA
- a CDS encoding flagellar FlbD family protein, with the protein MITLTTLRNAPLVLNAILIESVRSTPDTTIQLVGGQIYVVKESIEEVKAIAIAFYKQIGLAGLNSVRRLEDGRGKEEE; encoded by the coding sequence ATGATTACGCTAACGACATTACGTAATGCACCACTCGTACTAAACGCCATATTGATCGAATCTGTCCGTTCTACTCCGGATACGACGATTCAACTCGTTGGCGGACAGATTTATGTCGTGAAGGAATCAATAGAAGAGGTCAAGGCAATCGCAATCGCTTTTTATAAACAAATCGGATTAGCGGGCTTGAACAGTGTAAGGAGGCTCGAAGATGGCCGAGGAAAAGAAGAAGAGTAA
- the fliR gene encoding flagellar biosynthetic protein FliR, whose translation MTLLSFLSVFLLVFGRIVGFLVAAPLFSSKQLPAQHKLALAAGLSYFASYAVKTDVRVEDFDFFFRMGTEVLIGLALGLLASFLLYAPQIAGSIIDLQMGLAMASAYDPMFGGQSPIVGRFYYMLTLLVLLASDMHLILLDGIYTSFQIFPPGSLIAVSGDAGMSLVIRVVGLAMLTALQMAMPLVVSLFLVDLALGFLAKTAPQFNIFAIGFSVKLLMGYAILFLLAGATITGIGRFVPLLQDVLADAIRLLGG comes from the coding sequence ATGACGTTACTTTCTTTCCTGAGTGTCTTTCTGCTCGTTTTTGGACGAATCGTCGGTTTTCTCGTTGCGGCTCCGTTGTTTTCGTCAAAGCAACTACCGGCGCAACATAAATTAGCGCTGGCGGCAGGTCTATCTTACTTTGCTAGTTACGCTGTGAAAACAGATGTCCGCGTAGAAGACTTCGATTTTTTCTTTCGAATGGGAACGGAAGTCCTGATTGGTCTAGCTCTAGGGTTACTTGCCAGTTTTTTATTGTATGCCCCACAAATTGCTGGTTCGATCATCGATTTGCAGATGGGACTTGCGATGGCTTCGGCTTATGATCCGATGTTTGGTGGACAGTCCCCCATCGTTGGACGATTTTATTACATGCTGACATTACTTGTCCTGCTCGCTTCTGATATGCACCTGATTTTACTTGACGGTATCTACACGAGTTTTCAAATTTTTCCGCCAGGTAGCCTGATTGCGGTATCGGGCGACGCAGGAATGAGTCTTGTCATCCGTGTCGTCGGTCTTGCGATGTTGACTGCCTTACAAATGGCAATGCCACTGGTCGTTTCACTATTTTTAGTCGATCTCGCACTCGGTTTCCTAGCGAAAACAGCACCCCAGTTCAATATTTTTGCCATTGGTTTTTCCGTCAAACTGTTGATGGGATACGCGATTCTGTTTTTATTAGCAGGTGCAACGATCACAGGAATCGGTCGATTCGTCCCATTACTACAAGATGTACTTGCAGATGCCATTCGATTACTAGGAGGTTAA
- the fliQ gene encoding flagellar biosynthesis protein FliQ has translation MTQEMIIQLASSAVWTLLKVSAPLLLVSLVVGLLVSILQATTQIQEQTLSFVPKIVAVFLALVFFGPWIMQELQTFTIDLFKQIAEVSRK, from the coding sequence ATGACTCAAGAAATGATTATTCAGCTAGCAAGTTCTGCTGTCTGGACATTATTAAAAGTATCGGCCCCCTTGTTACTCGTCTCGCTCGTTGTCGGTCTGCTCGTAAGTATCTTACAGGCGACGACTCAGATTCAGGAACAGACGTTATCGTTCGTTCCAAAGATCGTTGCCGTCTTTTTAGCACTCGTTTTTTTCGGTCCTTGGATCATGCAGGAGTTACAGACCTTTACGATTGATTTATTTAAGCAAATCGCTGAGGTTTCCCGAAAATGA
- the fliM gene encoding flagellar motor switch protein FliM, giving the protein MSEVLSQHEIDALLSAISSGDMEVEEIRSQEEQRRVKVYDFKRALRFSKDQLRNLTRIHEQFARVLTTHFSAQLRTYVQFTVNTVEQLPYDEFIHSIPNMTLINLVNLHPLDGKVLFEVNPNIAYAMLDRLLGGPGEGMNKIENLTEIETRILTQLFKRAFVQYGAAWESVTEVEAEYDDLEINPQFLQLVSPNETVILVSIYVTVGEVSGTLNVCLPFVTLESVLPKLSSHYWMQQEKRTTADNQESEHMQTQLMSSVVDLKAVLGQTELSFGELLHLEVGDCLSLKTRASDAVDVFVDDRKMFKARPGLNGKHLALQVLQRIEEE; this is encoded by the coding sequence ATGAGCGAAGTATTATCCCAACATGAAATCGATGCCTTGCTATCAGCCATTTCAAGCGGAGATATGGAAGTCGAGGAAATCCGAAGCCAAGAGGAGCAGCGTCGTGTCAAAGTCTATGACTTCAAACGAGCACTCCGCTTTTCAAAAGACCAATTACGGAATTTGACGCGTATCCATGAACAGTTCGCCCGAGTGTTGACGACACATTTTTCTGCACAACTTCGGACGTACGTCCAGTTCACGGTCAATACAGTCGAGCAACTGCCTTATGATGAATTCATTCATTCCATTCCGAACATGACGTTGATCAATTTAGTGAACCTGCATCCACTTGACGGTAAAGTCTTGTTTGAAGTCAACCCGAACATTGCCTATGCGATGCTTGACCGTTTACTCGGAGGACCGGGTGAAGGAATGAACAAGATCGAGAACTTAACTGAAATCGAGACGCGGATACTGACGCAACTCTTTAAGCGCGCTTTTGTCCAATACGGAGCTGCTTGGGAGTCGGTGACGGAAGTCGAGGCGGAGTACGACGATTTAGAAATCAATCCGCAGTTTTTACAACTCGTTTCTCCGAATGAGACGGTCATCCTCGTATCGATTTACGTAACGGTTGGAGAAGTGAGCGGTACATTGAATGTCTGTTTGCCGTTCGTGACCCTTGAATCCGTTCTTCCGAAATTATCAAGTCATTATTGGATGCAACAAGAAAAACGAACGACAGCAGATAATCAAGAGTCTGAACACATGCAAACGCAGTTGATGAGTTCCGTCGTCGATTTAAAAGCAGTGCTCGGCCAAACAGAGCTTTCGTTTGGTGAATTGTTACACCTCGAAGTAGGCGATTGTTTATCCCTGAAGACACGAGCCTCGGATGCCGTCGATGTATTCGTCGATGACCGGAAGATGTTCAAAGCCCGACCGGGACTAAACGGGAAACACCTCGCTTTGCAAGTCTTACAACGAATTGAGGAGGAATAA
- a CDS encoding flagellar hook capping FlgD N-terminal domain-containing protein yields the protein MTDAIKTDGSSYQLPEKSQVPTNKAMDKDMFMKILIAQLSNQDPTAPMEDKDFIAQMAQFSSLEQMQTIGKTMDTMVLNQHATALLSYSNLIGKKVTYEAESKTTDASGAEQTTTVEETASVVSVKRDGLDIMAELSNGKQISVYELTQIQSKEEK from the coding sequence ATGACTGATGCGATAAAAACAGACGGTAGTTCATACCAACTTCCTGAAAAGTCACAAGTACCAACGAATAAAGCGATGGATAAGGACATGTTCATGAAGATTCTGATTGCACAACTGTCGAATCAAGATCCGACGGCTCCCATGGAAGACAAGGATTTCATTGCTCAGATGGCGCAGTTTTCTTCACTTGAACAGATGCAAACAATCGGTAAGACGATGGACACGATGGTGTTGAATCAACATGCGACAGCGTTACTCTCTTACAGTAATCTGATTGGCAAAAAAGTTACTTATGAAGCGGAGTCGAAGACAACTGATGCTTCAGGAGCCGAGCAGACGACGACCGTCGAAGAGACAGCCAGTGTCGTTAGCGTAAAAAGGGATGGGCTAGATATCATGGCCGAATTATCGAACGGAAAACAGATTAGTGTTTATGAACTGACTCAGATTCAATCAAAGGAGGAAAAATAA
- a CDS encoding flagellar basal body-associated FliL family protein, with product MAEEKKKSKLKIPLIMIIVAALMVGAGYMIMNYFLANDTTEAKVEQPTGEELDARSLQTDDLTTNIADERFLNVQFTIVTDDQATRDDLELRKFQINNIILGDLSAMKKSDLDSKADMEKLEERLRMQFKKLIQEGDVQRVYTTKKIIQ from the coding sequence ATGGCCGAGGAAAAGAAGAAGAGTAAATTAAAAATCCCTTTAATCATGATCATTGTCGCAGCACTGATGGTTGGGGCAGGTTACATGATCATGAATTACTTTTTAGCTAATGATACGACAGAAGCCAAAGTCGAACAGCCGACTGGTGAAGAACTTGATGCACGAAGTCTTCAGACAGACGACTTGACGACGAACATCGCAGACGAACGGTTCTTGAATGTCCAATTTACGATCGTTACGGACGATCAAGCTACGCGTGATGATTTAGAATTACGAAAGTTTCAAATCAATAACATCATCTTAGGTGATTTATCTGCGATGAAAAAGTCGGACTTAGACTCAAAAGCGGATATGGAGAAACTCGAAGAACGGTTGCGGATGCAGTTCAAGAAGCTCATCCAAGAAGGTGATGTCCAGCGTGTCTATACGACGAAAAAAATCATCCAGTGA
- a CDS encoding flagellar biosynthetic protein FliO, which translates to MKKVTLLICLLFLLALPVQAETVEEKLNPTQSDAPTTQQVDESPSMALTIFKGVVVLIVLIGGFILVTRFIHERTRGVRHSGRLTHLGGVPLGKDRSVQLVKVQDKIYVVGVGENVQLLDTLDDLEGYEPMDMEESSSKSSPSPFLETFKQQLEQLQKNRGRS; encoded by the coding sequence ATGAAAAAAGTGACTTTGCTGATTTGTCTCCTGTTTCTGCTCGCGCTACCTGTCCAGGCTGAAACGGTCGAAGAAAAATTGAATCCAACTCAGAGTGATGCACCGACGACTCAGCAAGTCGATGAGAGTCCTTCCATGGCGTTGACCATCTTTAAAGGAGTCGTCGTTCTGATCGTTTTGATCGGCGGATTCATCCTCGTGACACGATTCATCCATGAACGGACACGAGGTGTCAGACATTCTGGTCGATTGACTCATCTAGGTGGTGTGCCACTTGGTAAAGATCGATCGGTTCAATTAGTTAAGGTGCAGGACAAGATTTATGTCGTAGGCGTTGGTGAGAACGTACAACTATTGGATACACTCGATGATCTAGAAGGATACGAACCGATGGATATGGAAGAGTCTTCCTCTAAATCATCGCCTTCACCGTTTCTTGAGACGTTTAAACAACAACTCGAACAACTGCAAAAGAATCGAGGGCGCTCATGA
- the fliP gene encoding flagellar type III secretion system pore protein FliP (The bacterial flagellar biogenesis protein FliP forms a type III secretion system (T3SS)-type pore required for flagellar assembly.), with translation MNTIENLISLDTPSGTATSIKLLVLLTLLSLAPSLLILMTCFTRVVVVLSFVRSALGTQQTPPNQLLVGLALFITLFVMSPVLSELNTTALKPYMADKISQDEAFDKAGDTMKRFMSKHTRTNDLELFLKYGNYEKPEKIEDIPLVALVPAYAISELKTAFQIGFMIFIPFLVIDMVVSSVLMSMGMMMLPPVMIALPFKLLLFILVDGWHLIVESLLVSMR, from the coding sequence ATGAATACGATTGAAAATCTGATTTCACTTGATACTCCGTCAGGAACAGCGACATCGATTAAACTACTCGTTTTGTTGACGTTGTTGTCACTGGCTCCTTCATTACTTATTCTGATGACCTGTTTTACGCGTGTCGTCGTCGTGTTATCGTTCGTCCGTTCAGCTCTTGGCACACAACAGACCCCACCGAACCAGCTACTCGTCGGTCTTGCTTTGTTCATCACGCTGTTCGTCATGTCGCCCGTTTTATCTGAATTAAACACAACGGCTCTTAAACCGTATATGGCAGATAAAATCAGTCAAGATGAAGCATTTGATAAAGCGGGAGATACGATGAAACGATTCATGTCGAAGCACACGCGAACGAACGATTTAGAGTTGTTCTTAAAATACGGTAATTATGAAAAACCGGAAAAGATTGAAGACATCCCACTTGTCGCACTTGTTCCAGCATATGCGATCAGTGAATTAAAAACGGCGTTTCAAATTGGATTTATGATCTTCATTCCTTTCCTTGTCATAGACATGGTCGTCTCAAGTGTCCTGATGTCGATGGGGATGATGATGTTGCCGCCGGTCATGATTGCGTTACCGTTTAAGTTATTGTTATTTATTTTAGTTGACGGCTGGCACCTGATCGTTGAATCGTTGCTTGTCAGTATGCGTTAG
- a CDS encoding flagellar export protein FliJ produces MKTIYERIIPLAEAEKDRVAKELSFHKKQYELEVEKLYHLLVRYESFLKAQDEIGTVELMSSQYRERARDVVKQEIERQQLYVTQSKNRYERTQESLERALIEEKKFSRLQENHTVETKRIEALTEQNQLDELALLQFGRGRMI; encoded by the coding sequence ATGAAGACGATTTATGAACGAATCATTCCTTTAGCAGAAGCGGAGAAAGATCGCGTTGCAAAAGAACTGAGCTTTCATAAAAAGCAATATGAGCTCGAAGTCGAAAAGTTATATCATCTGCTTGTCCGTTATGAGTCCTTTCTGAAGGCACAAGATGAGATTGGTACCGTCGAATTAATGTCTTCGCAATATCGAGAGCGAGCGCGAGATGTCGTAAAGCAGGAAATCGAACGACAACAACTGTACGTGACGCAATCGAAAAATCGCTATGAACGAACCCAAGAATCACTGGAACGAGCATTAATCGAAGAGAAGAAATTCAGTCGTCTCCAAGAGAATCATACAGTTGAAACGAAACGGATTGAGGCATTGACGGAACAAAATCAATTAGACGAACTGGCATTGTTACAGTTCGGAAGAGGACGGATGATATGA
- a CDS encoding response regulator — MSAKVLIVDDAAFMRMMIKEILSKNGYDVVGEAENGREAVSKYKELTPDLVTLDITMPEMDGISALKEIKAFNPAAKVIMCSAMGQQSMVIDAIQAGAKDFIVKPFQADRVLEAVSKTVSS; from the coding sequence ATGAGTGCAAAAGTATTAATCGTAGACGACGCCGCTTTCATGCGGATGATGATCAAGGAAATCCTATCGAAGAATGGCTATGATGTCGTCGGTGAAGCAGAAAACGGACGCGAAGCCGTCTCGAAATATAAGGAATTGACACCGGATCTCGTCACGCTAGACATTACGATGCCTGAAATGGACGGAATCTCTGCACTTAAAGAAATCAAAGCATTCAATCCGGCTGCTAAAGTCATCATGTGTTCGGCAATGGGGCAACAGTCGATGGTCATCGACGCGATTCAAGCAGGTGCGAAAGATTTCATCGTCAAACCGTTCCAAGCGGATCGTGTGCTTGAAGCGGTCTCGAAAACTGTCTCGTCATGA
- a CDS encoding flagellar hook-length control protein FliK → MNMTEVTQPSSPNLNTGTGKKGEMTTVGGQFASLLDYLTKLPATLPSPVSAATSNTTELELKTETPPLPDFIQQLVDQPDELLSLLKQPEVETLKHEPKKMEQLLAFVKQLLDGNVEQAKSQFDQLPPSLQQFVLQTVTNDTIKIKEHNLNNLKQPPLPTIESVVSALPIKQTLPQTTRTVETVKPDIVAVAEQVKGKTPLPLAIASLVRKTTMPVDPEGKVVSLPMSMPIYKGATVQQIRPVPLPVPEQIQQRIEAALQQAPFLKGADGSTRLSIRLYPEQLGEVVVQLDRKEGALTVKLFASTEQAKQSIEQQLGKLQTALHQQTPVVKIETGMIASSTRDFQQSFTRDQQEHESPQQETPVPIEEEEEEDDD, encoded by the coding sequence ATGAATATGACGGAAGTAACGCAACCATCCTCCCCAAACTTAAACACCGGAACAGGGAAAAAGGGAGAGATGACGACGGTCGGTGGTCAATTCGCCTCGCTACTAGATTATCTGACCAAGTTACCGGCGACGTTACCGTCACCAGTCTCTGCTGCGACATCAAACACAACAGAACTCGAATTGAAAACAGAGACACCACCATTGCCAGATTTTATTCAACAACTCGTAGATCAACCAGACGAGCTTCTCTCTTTACTGAAACAACCGGAAGTAGAGACGCTAAAACATGAACCCAAAAAAATGGAACAACTACTAGCGTTCGTTAAACAATTGCTTGACGGAAATGTCGAGCAGGCGAAAAGTCAATTCGACCAATTGCCACCATCGTTGCAGCAATTCGTTTTACAGACAGTGACGAACGATACGATCAAAATAAAAGAGCACAACCTAAATAACTTAAAGCAACCGCCACTCCCGACGATTGAAAGTGTCGTCTCCGCATTACCTATAAAGCAAACGTTACCGCAAACAACTCGTACGGTTGAGACAGTCAAGCCGGACATTGTAGCTGTAGCAGAGCAAGTGAAAGGGAAGACGCCGCTCCCGTTAGCGATTGCTTCACTCGTTCGGAAAACGACCATGCCAGTTGATCCAGAAGGAAAAGTTGTATCGCTTCCGATGAGCATGCCAATTTATAAAGGGGCTACCGTTCAACAGATTCGTCCAGTGCCTTTACCAGTACCGGAACAGATTCAACAACGGATTGAAGCTGCACTTCAGCAAGCGCCATTTCTAAAAGGAGCTGATGGATCAACGCGATTATCGATTCGTCTATATCCTGAACAGCTTGGAGAGGTCGTCGTTCAACTCGATCGTAAGGAGGGAGCATTGACCGTCAAACTGTTTGCGAGTACCGAGCAAGCGAAGCAATCGATTGAGCAACAACTCGGGAAATTACAGACAGCGTTGCACCAACAGACTCCTGTCGTGAAGATTGAGACAGGGATGATTGCTTCTAGTACGCGAGATTTTCAACAGTCCTTCACACGTGATCAGCAGGAACACGAGTCTCCTCAACAAGAGACCCCTGTTCCGATAGAGGAAGAAGAGGAGGAAGACGATGACTGA
- the flgG gene encoding flagellar basal body rod protein FlgG, translating to MLRSMYSGISGLKNFQTKLDVVGNNIANVNTFGYKKGRVTFKDLVSQSVGSSSGAGGNVGGTNPKQVGLGASMSTVDNVYNQGALQNTGRVLDVGISGEGFFQVVTAEGIRYTRSGNFYTDLDGNLVTGDGNYLVGTGTQGAANGTPPVPLPEAGGAGFQKLKVPTDARNLSIGKDGLVTYVDTTGALQNVGYITIANFANPGGLEKSGVNVFAASQNSGEPVLGTPSLNGMGQLTSGTLEMSNVDLSEEFTEMIIAQRGFQANTRIITTSDQVLEELVNLKR from the coding sequence ATGTTACGTTCAATGTACTCGGGAATTAGTGGGCTTAAGAACTTCCAAACGAAGCTTGATGTCGTCGGTAACAACATTGCGAACGTCAACACGTTCGGTTACAAAAAGGGTCGAGTCACGTTTAAGGATCTTGTCAGTCAATCGGTTGGTTCATCATCCGGTGCTGGTGGTAATGTCGGTGGGACGAACCCGAAACAGGTCGGTCTCGGAGCATCGATGTCAACAGTCGATAATGTCTATAACCAAGGAGCACTCCAAAACACAGGTCGTGTGCTTGACGTCGGGATCTCGGGTGAAGGATTCTTCCAAGTCGTTACGGCAGAAGGGATCCGCTATACGCGTTCTGGTAACTTCTATACCGATCTTGATGGAAACTTGGTTACAGGTGATGGAAACTACTTGGTTGGTACTGGAACACAAGGAGCTGCAAACGGTACGCCACCAGTACCACTTCCAGAAGCAGGTGGCGCAGGGTTCCAAAAACTAAAAGTACCGACTGATGCACGTAACCTATCAATCGGGAAAGATGGCCTCGTTACTTATGTGGATACGACAGGTGCACTACAAAATGTTGGATATATTACTATCGCTAACTTTGCTAACCCAGGTGGTTTAGAAAAATCAGGTGTCAACGTCTTCGCAGCGTCACAAAACTCAGGTGAGCCAGTACTTGGAACACCGAGCTTAAACGGAATGGGGCAATTGACATCTGGAACACTTGAGATGTCAAACGTTGACTTATCAGAAGAGTTCACGGAGATGATCATTGCCCAACGTGGTTTCCAAGCGAATACGCGAATCATCACGACTTCTGACCAAGTTCTTGAGGAATTGGTCAACCTGAAACGATGA